In a single window of the Atlantibacter hermannii genome:
- the oprF_2 gene encoding OmpA family membrane protein codes for MSSVQRRWLALWAALLSAVVCLWFIPASRLVSVLILLVLLGLIAAACYGINRRAEHDTTLSLDNLPEATYRQPVVLVCGDLPQSWPEQAQVLTVTQGCWIRVEESQDLAQVARQLLWQRPDWGRQLSVMVSVCPQQHADSEALTSRLLALRWQISQLRRETGFAVPLVLSVQVGSAMMSDMLWQAAMPGEGIRIWREGSAPSPISTWITAGGVVAMQQQVLMNSLMDWFHRHVKAVFTDKNPDIPPVTPTAMLWGIGPILSGSLATSVWTAWLTGHTAMQHVAGWQPVGTDSTVMPLFPDVVLPLLPEGRGITPRDRAWRCALGLLTFVSIVCLLCSGWNNRQLLHRLSFDIARYDRISMDDYGPKADAVTVLRRDSAQLDDWARNGEPLRMSLGLFPGERLRAPVLDAIRSYMPPPPPKQEPVAAPKIVRLDSMSLFDTGLWVLKPSSMKLLVNALVGIKAKPGWLIVVSGHTDNVGDDHFNQQLSLKRAESVRNWMRDTGDVPESCFAVQGYGESRPVATNDTPEGRALNRRVEISLVPQADACQMPGKTSASSQDDDVSQN; via the coding sequence ATGAGTTCGGTGCAACGGCGTTGGCTTGCGTTGTGGGCTGCTCTGCTGAGTGCAGTTGTGTGCTTATGGTTTATACCGGCATCCCGGCTGGTTTCTGTTCTCATCTTACTGGTTTTACTGGGCCTTATTGCAGCAGCCTGCTATGGCATAAACCGTCGGGCAGAGCATGACACGACGTTGAGCCTGGATAATCTTCCTGAAGCGACGTATCGCCAGCCGGTGGTGCTGGTTTGTGGTGATTTACCACAATCCTGGCCAGAACAGGCGCAGGTGCTAACCGTCACTCAGGGATGCTGGATCAGAGTGGAAGAGAGCCAGGACCTTGCGCAGGTAGCCCGTCAGTTGTTATGGCAACGTCCTGACTGGGGGCGTCAGCTTTCGGTGATGGTCAGCGTCTGTCCGCAGCAGCATGCAGACAGCGAAGCCCTGACCAGCCGCTTACTTGCGCTTCGCTGGCAAATCAGTCAATTGCGTCGTGAAACTGGGTTTGCTGTGCCGCTGGTTCTGAGCGTCCAGGTCGGTAGCGCGATGATGAGCGACATGCTCTGGCAAGCCGCTATGCCAGGAGAGGGTATTCGTATCTGGCGCGAGGGCTCAGCGCCCAGTCCCATTTCCACCTGGATCACGGCAGGTGGTGTGGTGGCAATGCAGCAACAGGTGCTGATGAACAGCCTTATGGACTGGTTTCATCGCCACGTCAAAGCAGTTTTTACGGATAAAAATCCGGACATCCCGCCAGTGACACCCACTGCAATGTTATGGGGAATTGGCCCGATCCTTTCCGGCAGTCTCGCCACTTCCGTCTGGACTGCATGGCTGACAGGGCATACCGCGATGCAGCACGTTGCGGGATGGCAACCTGTCGGGACTGACAGCACAGTAATGCCACTGTTTCCGGACGTTGTTCTCCCGCTCCTGCCTGAAGGGCGAGGCATCACGCCTCGTGATCGCGCCTGGCGCTGTGCGCTCGGACTTTTAACGTTTGTGAGCATTGTGTGCCTGCTCTGCAGTGGCTGGAACAACCGCCAGTTATTGCACCGTCTGAGTTTTGACATCGCCCGCTATGACCGGATTTCCATGGATGACTATGGCCCGAAGGCTGATGCAGTCACGGTTTTACGTCGGGACTCCGCTCAGCTTGATGACTGGGCGCGCAATGGCGAACCGCTTCGTATGAGCCTCGGTCTTTTTCCTGGCGAACGTCTGCGTGCACCAGTGCTGGATGCGATCCGCTCCTACATGCCCCCACCACCACCGAAACAAGAACCCGTGGCGGCGCCGAAAATCGTCCGCCTCGACAGTATGTCCCTGTTCGACACAGGTCTTTGGGTGCTGAAACCCAGTTCCATGAAGTTATTGGTGAATGCGCTTGTCGGGATTAAGGCGAAGCCGGGCTGGCTGATCGTGGTGTCCGGACATACCGATAACGTGGGCGATGACCACTTCAACCAGCAGCTTTCCCTGAAACGTGCTGAATCAGTTCGCAACTGGATGCGCGATACGGGCGACGTGCCGGAAAGCTGTTTTGCCGTGCAGGGCTATGGCGAAAGCCGACCTGTTGCAACGAATGACACTCCGGAAGGGCGTGCACTTAACCGTCGTGTCGAAATCAGTCTGGTTCCTCAGGCGGATGCCTGTCAGATGCCGGGCAAAACCTCAGCGTCATCTCAGGATGATGACGTTTCTCAAAACTAA
- the clpV1_1 gene encoding chaperone clpB, with translation MARGREIDFRNTVILMTSNLGSDHLMQLLEEQPEATDADLHELIRPILRDHFQPALLARFQTVIYRPLAENAMRTIVEMKLAQVSQRLHLHYGLTTSVEENLYDTLTAACLLPDTGARNIDSLPQPANSAGTESAIVKSYGSETKAADPDP, from the coding sequence ATGGCGAGGGGGCGCGAAATTGATTTTCGCAACACCGTGATTCTGATGACCTCAAACCTTGGCAGCGATCATCTCATGCAGTTACTGGAAGAGCAGCCAGAAGCGACCGACGCTGACTTGCATGAGCTGATTCGCCCGATCCTGCGCGACCACTTCCAGCCAGCGCTGCTGGCCCGCTTCCAGACGGTGATATACCGTCCCCTGGCAGAAAACGCGATGCGTACCATCGTGGAAATGAAGCTCGCTCAGGTAAGCCAGCGCTTACACCTCCATTACGGCCTGACTACATCTGTCGAAGAAAACCTCTACGACACGCTGACCGCAGCCTGCCTGTTGCCAGACACTGGCGCACGCAATATCGACAGCCTCCCTCAACCAGCAAATTCTGCCGGTACTGAGTCAGCAATTGTTAAGTCATATGGCAGCGAAACAAAAGCCGCAGACCCTGACCCTTAG
- a CDS encoding DotU family type IV/VI secretion system protein, with product MNARKYGTAASIDIDALLQNSWLQVISLRHGPRFQEGEGRILWERCVTDIERVQHALKEAELDDASCEHILTALCALLDEAVKGRGVEDDACVQWYDIPLQGYFFGTMDAGDTLCNRMRDVLREPAPDNAVLTCFQRVMMLGFLGEFRSLNDPERQKLVKALNDQVSPFSYPQTHPVLAESRAGRGMWDWLSPLPVRIGLSVLVIVGLWWGLSHWLDQMLVTLLPGTVR from the coding sequence ATGAACGCGCGTAAATACGGCACCGCCGCATCCATTGATATTGACGCGCTGCTGCAGAACAGCTGGCTACAGGTAATCAGCCTGCGTCATGGCCCCCGGTTTCAGGAGGGCGAAGGACGGATCCTGTGGGAACGCTGTGTTACTGATATAGAGCGGGTACAACACGCACTGAAGGAGGCCGAGCTGGATGACGCCAGCTGTGAGCATATTCTTACAGCACTTTGCGCATTACTTGATGAGGCGGTCAAAGGGCGTGGCGTAGAGGACGACGCTTGCGTGCAATGGTATGACATTCCGCTCCAGGGCTATTTCTTCGGCACGATGGATGCCGGTGACACCCTGTGTAACCGTATGCGGGATGTACTGCGTGAGCCTGCGCCTGATAACGCGGTCCTCACCTGTTTTCAACGCGTCATGATGCTGGGCTTCCTCGGTGAATTCCGATCGTTGAATGACCCTGAGCGTCAGAAGCTGGTTAAAGCGCTCAACGACCAGGTTTCTCCCTTCAGCTATCCGCAAACCCATCCGGTACTGGCAGAAAGTCGTGCGGGACGGGGGATGTGGGACTGGTTGTCTCCCTTGCCTGTGCGCATTGGCCTGAGCGTTCTGGTGATCGTCGGGCTGTGGTGGGGGTTGAGCCACTGGCTCGATCAGATGTTGGTGACGTTGTTACCCGGGACGGTGAGATGA
- a CDS encoding VGR-related protein translates to MSTHPGILFSHNHHLLAVKGCEAALDVLAFVGDEALSRPFSYRIEFTSVDHAISKETMLMKAASLTLQAPVDEGYGIKIQQPVRVIQGVVSGFERLSTSKDETRYALTLQPRLALLDRSHQNAIYQDLSVPQIVEKILRERHGMRGQDFLFSLSKAYPRREQVMQYGEDDLHFITRLLGEVGIWFRFTTDTRLNIDVVEFYDSQQGYEKGLTLQSVPPSGQHSEGVDSVWGMESPAPRRAEAGQHPGLQLSRCHGRHERSGRCDPRGCHHLRGSLSLGRQLPDAGQYVRPQPGTGIRCVLRPHPA, encoded by the coding sequence GTGAGTACCCATCCCGGCATTCTGTTCAGCCATAACCATCACCTGCTGGCGGTGAAGGGATGTGAGGCAGCGCTCGACGTTCTGGCCTTTGTGGGCGACGAAGCGCTGAGTAGGCCGTTCAGCTATCGTATTGAATTTACGTCCGTTGACCATGCCATCAGCAAAGAAACGATGCTGATGAAAGCGGCCTCCCTGACGCTGCAGGCACCGGTTGACGAGGGCTACGGCATAAAAATTCAGCAACCGGTCCGGGTTATCCAGGGGGTGGTGTCGGGCTTTGAGCGCCTCAGCACTTCAAAGGATGAAACCCGTTATGCCCTGACATTACAGCCGCGTCTGGCGTTGCTTGACCGCTCGCACCAGAACGCGATTTACCAGGACCTGTCCGTCCCGCAAATTGTGGAAAAAATTCTGCGCGAGCGCCACGGGATGCGCGGACAGGATTTCCTGTTTTCGCTTTCAAAAGCGTACCCGCGCCGTGAGCAGGTGATGCAGTACGGCGAGGATGACCTGCACTTTATCACCCGTCTGCTGGGGGAAGTGGGTATCTGGTTTCGCTTCACCACCGACACGCGCCTGAACATTGACGTGGTGGAGTTCTACGACAGCCAACAGGGCTACGAGAAAGGCCTGACTCTGCAGTCGGTGCCGCCATCAGGGCAGCATTCGGAAGGTGTGGACTCGGTATGGGGGATGGAATCCCCGGCACCACGTCGTGCAGAAGCAGGTCAGCACCCGGGATTACAACTATCGCGATGCCACGGAAGACATGAACGCTCAGGTCGATGCGACCCGCGGGGATGCCACCACTTACGGGGAAGCCTATCACTGGGCCGACAACTACCTGACGCCGGGCAATACGTACGACCGCAACCCGGCACCGGAATCCGGTGCGTTTTACGCCCGCATCCGGCATGA
- the hcpA_4 gene encoding putative type VI secretion protein has product MAIPVYLWLKDDGGADIKGSVDVKDREGSIEVVAQEHTLYIPTDNNTGKLTGTRIHTPFLFTKEIDSSSPYLYKAVTTGQTLKSAEFKWYRINDAGQEVEYFNTKLENVKLVKVAPLMHDIKEPSKEKHNHLERIELRYEKITWTYKDGNIIHSDSWNERTTA; this is encoded by the coding sequence ATGGCAATTCCAGTCTATCTGTGGCTGAAAGACGACGGCGGCGCGGACATCAAAGGTTCCGTTGATGTGAAAGACCGTGAAGGCAGCATCGAAGTCGTCGCGCAGGAACATACCCTGTATATCCCCACTGATAACAATACCGGCAAGCTGACCGGTACCCGTATCCATACGCCGTTCCTGTTCACCAAGGAAATCGACTCTTCCAGCCCCTATTTGTACAAAGCGGTGACCACTGGCCAGACCCTGAAAAGCGCTGAGTTCAAATGGTATCGCATCAACGATGCGGGCCAGGAAGTGGAGTATTTCAACACCAAACTGGAAAACGTGAAGCTTGTGAAAGTCGCTCCGCTGATGCACGACATCAAAGAGCCTTCAAAGGAGAAACACAACCACCTTGAGCGCATTGAACTGCGCTACGAAAAAATCACCTGGACCTACAAAGACGGCAACATCATTCATTCCGACTCCTGGAACGAACGTACCACTGCGTAA
- the clpV1_2 gene encoding chaperone clpB, which yields MENPAILLRRLNPYCARAMEGAASLCQTRAQAEILPEHWLLKLLELGEGDLTVLARRYEWDMDSIWQDLLAWLDKQPRSVRHRPQLSERIQTLMQEAWMIASLSGEAHIRSVHLLMALVGKQNLVRCDGLWPLLTLGRSQLEHLRPLLDAQSDERPERQQEAELVQRHDAERELVGHPVEVEEKEGELSPALQNMLDKYTLDVTAKAKEGKIDPVFGRDTEIRQIVDILSRRRKNNPILVGEPGVGKTALVEGLALRIAEGNVPESLKPVILRTLDLGLLQAGAGVKGEFEQRLKNVIDAVQQSPLPILLFIDEAHTIIGAGNQAGGADAANLLKPALARGELRTIAATTWSEYKQYFERDAALERRFQMVKVYEPDDETACLMLRGLKSRYAEHHGVHITDGAVRAAVTLSRRYLTGRQLPDKAVDLLDTAAARVRMGLDTVPEPLTRIRAQITALEMEKQALLEDIAVGNHSHHERLAAIEQEEVRLIVSLDELEAQYGQELTLTTQLLESRQEIARQSETQKLQQALDGMQHSNPLIAVDVDVRTVATVVADWTGVPLSSLMKDEQSELLNLENEIGKRVVGQDAALTELAQRFRAAKTGLTSENGPQGVFLLVGPSGVGKTETALALADALYGGERSLITINLSEYQEPHTVSQLKGSPPGYVGYGQGGILTEAVRKRPYSVVLLDEVEKAHRDVMNLFYQVFDRGFMRDGEGARN from the coding sequence ATGGAAAACCCCGCCATTTTGCTACGACGTCTGAACCCCTACTGTGCCCGCGCGATGGAAGGGGCTGCTTCTCTGTGCCAGACGCGGGCGCAGGCGGAGATCCTGCCGGAGCACTGGTTATTGAAACTACTCGAACTGGGTGAAGGTGACCTGACGGTGCTCGCGCGCCGCTACGAGTGGGATATGGACAGCATCTGGCAGGATTTACTCGCCTGGCTCGACAAACAACCCCGCTCGGTACGCCACCGCCCGCAGCTTTCAGAACGTATTCAGACTCTGATGCAGGAAGCCTGGATGATTGCTTCCCTCAGCGGCGAAGCTCACATCCGCAGTGTTCATCTGTTGATGGCGCTGGTCGGAAAGCAGAATCTGGTGCGCTGCGACGGGCTCTGGCCGTTGCTAACCCTTGGTCGCAGCCAGCTTGAACACCTGCGGCCATTGCTGGATGCGCAATCAGATGAGCGTCCCGAGAGGCAGCAGGAAGCAGAGTTGGTCCAGCGTCATGATGCAGAAAGAGAGCTTGTCGGGCACCCGGTTGAGGTAGAAGAAAAAGAGGGCGAGCTAAGCCCGGCGCTGCAGAACATGCTGGATAAGTACACCCTTGATGTCACCGCTAAAGCGAAAGAGGGCAAAATCGATCCGGTGTTTGGACGTGATACCGAAATCCGCCAGATAGTGGATATTCTCTCGCGGCGGCGTAAAAACAACCCGATCCTGGTTGGCGAACCGGGTGTGGGTAAAACGGCGTTAGTTGAAGGCCTGGCGCTGCGCATTGCTGAAGGCAATGTGCCTGAATCACTTAAGCCCGTCATCTTACGCACCCTTGATCTCGGCTTATTGCAGGCTGGCGCGGGCGTAAAAGGTGAATTTGAACAGCGCCTGAAAAATGTGATTGATGCGGTACAGCAGTCACCGTTGCCCATTTTGCTGTTTATCGATGAAGCGCACACCATTATCGGCGCGGGTAATCAGGCTGGCGGCGCAGATGCTGCGAACCTCCTAAAGCCAGCGCTGGCGCGTGGCGAGCTACGTACCATCGCTGCCACCACCTGGTCTGAATACAAGCAATATTTCGAGCGTGACGCGGCCCTTGAGCGCCGTTTCCAGATGGTAAAAGTGTATGAGCCGGACGACGAAACCGCGTGCCTGATGTTGCGTGGCCTCAAATCCCGCTATGCAGAACACCATGGTGTACATATTACTGATGGTGCAGTACGGGCCGCAGTGACGCTCTCTCGCCGTTACCTCACAGGGCGACAGTTGCCGGACAAAGCGGTTGATTTGCTGGATACCGCAGCAGCCAGAGTCCGCATGGGCCTTGATACCGTACCAGAGCCGCTGACCCGCATCCGCGCGCAAATCACGGCGCTTGAAATGGAAAAACAGGCGCTACTGGAAGATATCGCCGTTGGTAATCACTCCCACCATGAACGCCTGGCGGCAATAGAACAGGAAGAAGTGCGCCTGATTGTCAGTCTTGATGAGCTTGAGGCGCAGTACGGGCAGGAACTGACGCTCACGACGCAGTTGTTGGAAAGCCGCCAGGAGATCGCCCGCCAGAGTGAAACCCAAAAGCTGCAACAAGCGCTGGATGGCATGCAACACAGTAACCCGTTGATTGCTGTGGATGTCGACGTGCGCACCGTTGCCACGGTGGTTGCCGACTGGACAGGCGTTCCGTTGTCTTCCCTGATGAAGGACGAGCAGAGCGAACTGCTGAATCTGGAAAATGAGATCGGTAAACGGGTTGTGGGGCAGGATGCCGCGCTAACTGAGCTGGCGCAACGGTTTCGCGCGGCGAAAACCGGCCTGACGTCAGAGAACGGACCACAGGGCGTGTTCCTGCTGGTGGGGCCGAGTGGCGTGGGTAAAACCGAAACTGCGCTGGCGCTGGCCGACGCGCTGTACGGCGGTGAGAGGTCGCTTATCACCATTAACCTCTCTGAATACCAGGAGCCCCACACGGTTTCGCAGTTGAAAGGCTCTCCTCCGGGGTATGTAGGTTACGGCCAGGGCGGCATCCTTACCGAAGCCGTCCGAAAACGCCCTTACAGCGTGGTGCTATTGGATGAAGTGGAAAAAGCGCACCGTGATGTGATGAACCTGTTTTATCAGGTTTTTGATCGTGGCTTTATGCGTGATGGCGAGGGGGCGCGAAATTGA
- a CDS encoding putative type VI secretion protein gives MKAEQPLWGRGIMISPQHFQQQVAYAAWSVECIARMGLNHPWGVIESTFEPEALKLGRLKAHKLHVRFQDGTLVDTDNADALPPALSLDGEAHEVVVVLALPLLRANGGNCLKPDEVAERPIRYRQRWHDVRNQFGDDTRQIAVMQSELTLRFAHQNNSDYLTCPVARLQQDLQGGWTLDATFIPPLLTVQGSRWLVTQLDQLMTQLRARLTRLMAMRRESNERMADFAVADVSLFWLLNALNSAEPVLGQFLRFPQSPAERLYPELARLAGSLLTFSLEHQISAIPAWQHEQLNAVFPPLFDLLSDLLEASLPSRVISIELEHDKRLHFWQARLHDPRLREGADYYLSVRSPIPVAQLQEQFPRQCKVGSPDHVRGIVNSSRVGIPLTPLRHVPAAIPLRLENQYFSLDISRPEGMAMLESGSCMFYVPGMLGEPELELFAVLRT, from the coding sequence ATGAAAGCGGAACAACCACTATGGGGCAGAGGGATTATGATTTCGCCCCAACACTTTCAACAGCAGGTCGCGTATGCGGCCTGGTCTGTGGAATGTATTGCCCGAATGGGTCTTAACCATCCATGGGGGGTGATTGAATCGACCTTTGAACCGGAAGCATTAAAACTCGGTCGTTTAAAAGCCCATAAGCTCCATGTCCGTTTTCAGGACGGTACGCTTGTGGATACCGATAATGCTGATGCACTGCCTCCGGCTTTGTCACTGGATGGGGAAGCGCATGAGGTTGTGGTGGTGCTGGCTTTGCCTCTGCTACGGGCAAATGGTGGTAACTGCCTGAAACCTGATGAGGTCGCTGAGCGCCCGATACGTTACCGGCAGCGCTGGCACGATGTACGCAATCAGTTTGGTGACGATACGCGCCAGATTGCCGTCATGCAGTCGGAACTGACGCTACGCTTTGCCCACCAAAATAACAGTGATTACCTTACCTGCCCCGTTGCCCGTCTTCAGCAGGATTTACAGGGTGGCTGGACGCTGGATGCCACCTTTATTCCCCCGCTGCTGACAGTGCAGGGGAGTCGCTGGCTGGTAACCCAGCTCGACCAATTGATGACTCAGTTGCGCGCTCGTCTGACGCGTCTGATGGCCATGCGCCGTGAAAGCAATGAACGGATGGCCGATTTTGCGGTGGCTGATGTTTCCCTTTTCTGGCTGTTAAATGCGCTGAACAGTGCGGAACCGGTGCTTGGTCAGTTTCTGAGATTCCCACAAAGCCCGGCAGAACGACTGTATCCTGAACTTGCAAGACTCGCCGGCAGCCTGCTTACGTTCTCCCTGGAGCATCAGATTAGCGCCATTCCGGCCTGGCAGCACGAGCAACTCAATGCCGTTTTCCCGCCATTGTTTGATTTACTGAGCGATCTACTGGAAGCAAGCCTGCCTTCACGTGTGATTTCCATCGAGCTCGAACACGATAAGCGACTGCATTTCTGGCAGGCGCGTTTGCACGATCCCCGCCTGCGTGAAGGGGCTGATTACTATCTGTCAGTGCGCTCGCCCATTCCGGTCGCGCAGTTGCAGGAGCAGTTTCCACGACAGTGCAAAGTGGGCAGCCCGGATCACGTCAGAGGGATTGTCAATTCATCACGCGTCGGAATCCCGCTGACACCGCTGCGCCATGTTCCGGCTGCAATTCCGTTACGTCTGGAGAATCAGTACTTTAGCCTCGACATCTCCCGTCCTGAGGGGATGGCGATGCTCGAAAGTGGCAGTTGCATGTTTTATGTACCTGGCATGCTCGGTGAGCCTGAACTTGAACTCTTTGCGGTACTGAGAACATGA
- a CDS encoding putative type VI secretion protein — translation MSVQNSTSQTGETLVREHAEASGVYASLFEKINLTPVAALGDIDTWQDSQALADATADERVTAAVQVLLQRLKKSGQQVEKLDKSLLDHHIAELDYQISRQLDEVMHHQEFQKVESQWRGLKHLIDRTDFRQNVKIEILDISKDDLRQDFEDAPEITQSGLYGHTYIAEYDTPGGEPIGAVISSYEFDASPQDIALLRNISKVAAAAHMPFIGSVGPAFFLKNSMEDVAAIKDIGNYFDRAEYIKWKSFRDTDDSRYIGLTMPRVLGRLPYGPDTVPVRSFNYIEEVKGPDHEKYLWTNASFAFAANMVRSFINNGWCVQIRGPQAGGAVQDLPIHLYDLGTGNQVKIPSEVMIPETREFEFANLGFIPLSYYKNRDYACFFSANSTQKPALYDTADATANSRINARLPYIFLLSRIAHYLKLIQRENIGTTKDRRLLELELNTWVRGLVTEMTDPGDELQASHPLRDAKVVVEDIEDNPGFFRVKLYAIPHFQVEGMDVNLSLVSQMPKAKA, via the coding sequence ATGTCTGTACAGAATTCTACTTCACAAACCGGCGAAACCCTGGTCCGGGAGCATGCTGAAGCGTCAGGTGTTTACGCTTCTTTATTTGAAAAAATCAATCTCACACCCGTCGCTGCGTTAGGCGATATCGATACCTGGCAGGACAGCCAGGCTCTCGCAGACGCCACCGCCGATGAGCGTGTGACGGCGGCGGTTCAGGTCCTGTTACAGCGCCTGAAAAAATCTGGTCAGCAGGTCGAGAAACTCGATAAATCCCTCCTTGATCATCACATTGCCGAACTGGATTACCAGATCAGTCGTCAACTGGACGAGGTCATGCATCATCAGGAATTTCAGAAAGTGGAATCCCAGTGGCGCGGCCTTAAGCATCTGATTGATCGCACCGATTTTCGTCAGAACGTCAAAATTGAAATCCTTGATATTTCTAAAGACGATCTGCGCCAGGATTTTGAGGACGCTCCGGAAATTACGCAGAGCGGCCTTTATGGGCACACTTATATTGCGGAGTACGACACTCCCGGCGGCGAACCGATTGGTGCCGTGATTTCGTCATATGAGTTTGACGCCAGCCCGCAGGATATCGCGCTGCTGCGTAATATTTCTAAAGTCGCCGCTGCCGCGCATATGCCGTTTATCGGCTCCGTCGGCCCGGCTTTCTTCCTGAAAAACTCAATGGAAGACGTGGCGGCCATTAAGGATATCGGCAACTACTTTGATCGTGCCGAATACATCAAGTGGAAATCCTTCCGGGATACGGATGACTCTCGCTATATCGGGCTCACGATGCCTCGCGTGCTTGGGCGTTTGCCTTACGGGCCAGATACGGTTCCGGTGCGCAGCTTCAATTACATTGAAGAAGTAAAAGGGCCCGATCACGAGAAGTATCTCTGGACCAATGCGTCATTCGCCTTTGCGGCGAATATGGTTCGCAGCTTTATTAATAACGGATGGTGCGTGCAAATTCGCGGCCCGCAGGCGGGTGGCGCGGTTCAGGATCTGCCGATCCATCTTTACGATTTGGGCACCGGCAACCAGGTAAAAATCCCGTCGGAGGTCATGATCCCGGAAACGCGTGAGTTCGAGTTCGCTAATCTGGGCTTCATTCCGCTCTCTTACTATAAAAACCGTGACTACGCGTGCTTCTTCTCGGCGAATTCCACTCAGAAACCCGCCCTGTACGACACCGCGGACGCCACTGCTAACAGCCGCATTAATGCGCGTCTGCCTTACATCTTCCTGTTATCACGCATTGCTCATTATCTGAAGCTGATCCAGCGGGAAAACATCGGCACTACCAAAGATCGCCGACTGCTGGAGCTGGAGCTGAATACCTGGGTACGTGGTTTGGTCACGGAAATGACCGATCCGGGCGATGAACTGCAGGCTTCCCACCCGTTACGTGATGCGAAGGTGGTGGTTGAAGATATTGAAGATAACCCGGGCTTCTTCCGCGTGAAACTCTATGCCATCCCGCATTTCCAGGTCGAAGGCATGGATGTCAACCTGTCGCTGGTCTCGCAGATGCCGAAGGCGAAAGCGTAA
- a CDS encoding ImpA family type VI secretion-associated protein: MAGTLPARVTSTTENDTYGHIDKDGRYRVNMLFDRDNWETGFESLWVRQSRPYAGDTYGLHLPLLAGTEVAIGFEDGNPDRPYIAGVLHDSAHGDHVTIRNYKRNVLRTPANNKIRLDDERGKEHIKVSTEYGGKSQLNLGHLVDSEKQQRGEGFELRTDSWGAIRAQQGIFITADAQIKGQGQVLAMDAALGTLNQAQQLAKSLSDAVATAQAELAQIQAQKTLLESSIKDLQQSALLMSAPGGIAQVSPQSIQISSGQNFIQTSGENSDFSVFKKFTVAAGEIISLFAKTLGIKIYANKGKVDIQAQGDEMALTSLKAMKIISKSDEVYIQASKKLTLSCGKTAVVIEPSGITILTPGDVNAKCASINQLAPQSFSPAQPELPPEATCVESAR, translated from the coding sequence ATGGCCGGTACGCTGCCGGCCCGCGTCACCAGCACCACCGAAAATGACACCTACGGCCATATCGACAAGGATGGCCGCTATCGCGTGAACATGTTGTTTGACCGGGATAACTGGGAGACCGGGTTTGAAAGCCTGTGGGTGCGTCAGTCCCGCCCGTATGCCGGAGATACTTACGGACTGCACCTGCCACTGCTGGCGGGCACCGAGGTGGCGATTGGCTTTGAGGACGGTAATCCGGACAGGCCGTACATCGCCGGTGTGCTGCACGACTCGGCGCACGGCGACCACGTCACTATCCGTAACTACAAACGTAACGTACTGCGCACCCCGGCAAACAACAAAATCCGCCTGGACGATGAGCGCGGAAAAGAGCATATCAAGGTCAGCACCGAGTACGGCGGCAAGAGCCAGTTGAATCTCGGTCACCTGGTCGACAGCGAAAAACAGCAGCGTGGTGAGGGGTTTGAGCTCAGGACGGACAGCTGGGGAGCTATTCGGGCGCAGCAGGGTATTTTCATCACCGCCGATGCACAAATCAAAGGTCAGGGACAGGTTCTGGCGATGGATGCGGCGCTGGGGACACTCAATCAGGCGCAGCAGTTAGCGAAGTCACTGAGCGATGCTGTAGCCACTGCACAAGCTGAACTCGCGCAGATCCAGGCACAAAAAACATTGCTGGAATCCTCTATCAAGGATCTGCAGCAGTCCGCGTTGCTGATGAGCGCCCCGGGCGGGATAGCTCAGGTATCACCGCAAAGTATTCAAATCAGCAGCGGACAGAACTTTATTCAGACCTCCGGCGAGAACAGTGACTTTAGCGTCTTCAAAAAATTCACCGTTGCGGCTGGCGAGATCATCAGCCTGTTTGCCAAAACGCTGGGTATCAAAATCTACGCTAATAAAGGCAAGGTGGATATTCAGGCTCAGGGGGATGAAATGGCACTGACCTCCCTGAAGGCCATGAAAATTATTAGCAAGAGTGATGAGGTTTATATCCAGGCCAGTAAAAAACTGACGCTGAGCTGTGGCAAAACGGCGGTGGTGATTGAGCCGTCGGGGATCACGATTTTGACTCCGGGTGATGTGAATGCCAAATGCGCCAGTATCAACCAACTGGCCCCTCAAAGCTTCAGTCCGGCGCAGCCTGAATTACCACCTGAAGCAACCTGTGTGGAGAGCGCCCGCTGA